A window of the Choristoneura fumiferana chromosome 30, NRCan_CFum_1, whole genome shotgun sequence genome harbors these coding sequences:
- the galla-2 gene encoding MIP18 family protein galla-2: MTKIADNLNPHVYEKESERTITSTDHDEDVVDEFDEREIFDIIRNINDPEHPLTLEDLRVLEEKNITVNNNENTVHVNFTPTIPHCSMATLIGLSIRVQLLRALPSRFKVSVTVTEGTHASEHAVNKQLADKERVAAALENNNLVQIINQCVSPL, from the exons atgacGAAAATCGCGGACAATCTCAACCCCCACGTTTACGAGAAAGAGTCGGAGCGTACAATAACATCTACCGACCACGATGAAGACGTCGTCGACGAGTTTGACGAACGTGAAATCTTCGACATCATCAGAAATATAAACGACCCAGAACACCCTTTGACATTGGAGGACTTACGAGTATTAGAGGAAAAGAATATAACTGTTAATAATAATGAGAATACAGTGCATGTTAACTTCACCCCGACGATTCCCCACTGCAGCATGGCTACTTTGATAG GTCTATCAATTCGCGTGCAGCTGCTCCGGGCCCTTCCCAGCCGGTTCAAAGTGTCGGTGACGGTGACTGAAGGCACCCACGCTTCCGAACATGCCGTCAACAAGCAGCTTGCCGACAAGGAAAGAGTTGCTGCTGCTTTAGAGAACAATAATCTGGTGCAGATTATTAATCAGTGTGTGTCACCGTTGTAG